Within the Kineosporia corallincola genome, the region CACGGGCGAGATCCAGCCGGCCGCCCGGCTGACCAGGCCCCGGTGCGCGGCGGCGAGCATGAGGGTGTCGGAGGTGCCCGCGCCCAGCACATAGGCGTCGAACGGGCCGAGGAGGCGGACGTCGCGATGGGGTTTTGTGGTGGCCAGCGCATCGGCGTGCTCGCTGGGCAAGAACACGGTTCTGCCCTCCACCTCGACCTCGGTGAGCTGATCCCTGATTTCCGCGAACCAGGCCCGGAGCCGGCCTTTCTTGGTGTTGCCCCGAGTCAGCCAGGCGTCAAAGGTCTCGGGCGTGGCCGGCCCGTAGGCGCCGAGGTAGGCGGAGATCACCGTGGGCGCGGCCTCGTCCGGATCCGGCAGACCTTTCCAATCGGGGACGACGTGGGCAGGCGTGGTAAACGTGATCCTGGAGCCCTGAGCCGGGCCATGACAGAGCGCCCCTCGCCAGGCGAGCGGCTTGAGCACCGCGCCCCACCCCGAGCGCAGTTCGGCCTCAAGTCCAGCGAATTGCCTGCGCCTGAGCAAGGCGGTGACGAGCTCTTCCCGGCTCAGCGCGGCGTTGTTCAGGATCTCCCGCACGGCCTCGGTGAGCTGGTCGACCTGGACCGGGGTGGCGCCGAAATTCTTCTGCCAGCTGGGCTTTTCCCAGGTGCGGGCGTCGGCCATCAGGGAAAGGACATTGGCGGCCTGATCGGGGCGGTGCAGGTGCAGGGTGCCGCGAACGGTCCAGGTCTTGAGCAGCGTCCCATTCTTCAGGTTTGCCTTCAACTGGGAGGTGTCGGGCTCCTGCTGGCGGGTGGCGACGGTTTGGCTTGCGGCAGAGGCGACTTGGGCCTGGATGCCGCAGAGCCTCTGGATGATGTCGTTGGTGGATTCGGCGGTGCGAGGGCTCAGGAACTGGCGGGTCAGGCGCCAGGCCAGGAGCTGGGCCGGGGTGATCTGCACAGTTGGCATTGTGGTGGCTCGGGGCCGGGGGAAACAGGAGAACCCCGTGGTCGGGTGACCACGGGGTTCCGAGGAGAGCCACCTGTCGGACTCGAACCGACGACCTGCTCATTACGAATGAGCTGCTCTACCAACTGAGCTAAGGTGGCGCCGCCGTTCCAGCACGTGTGCTGAAGCAACGGTGCACGAGTATACGGGTTCTGAGGAGTGCTCGTGACCGGGCCCCGCCGATGGGCTACTCGCAGCGGGTTCCCTCGGCCGGCAGGGCACCGGTGAGCAGGTAGTCCTCGACCTTCTCGTCGATGCACGAGCTGCCCTGGTGGTAGGCCGTGTGCACGGTTCCCTCCCAGGTCAGCAGGCGTCCGGAGTCGAGCTGGGAGGCCAGGGCCTGTGCCCACTCGTACGGGGTCGCCGGGTCGTCCTCGGTGCCCAGCACCAGGATCGGGGCCGCGCCCTCGGCATGCAGCTCCTTGCGCTCCATCACGGCCTTGTACGGCCACTGCGTGCACCCCAGGCCGCCCCAGCCGATCGAGCCGCCCAGCGGGGCGTACTCCTGGCTCAGCTTCTCGGCGTCGGCGGCGATCTCGTCGGGGGTGCGGGTCTCGGGCACGTCGAGGCAGAAGATCGCCGGGTTGGCAGCCAGAGTCTGGCCGTACTGCCCGTTGCTGCTGCGCTCCAGGTAGGTGTCCGCCAGCGACAGCAGGCCGCTGCCGTCGCCCTTCGTGGCCTGGGTCAGGCCGGTGGTCAGCAGCGGCCACAACTGCTGCGCGTACAGCGCCTGGGCGATACCCGTCAGCATCAGGGCCTGGGTCAGGGGCCGATTCGTGTCGTCCGTGGTCAGCGGGTTGTCGTCGGCCCGGTCCACCAGCGTGGCCAGCTGGGCCAGGCCCTCGTCGACGGTGCCCCGCAACGGGCAGTCGCCCTCGGCCTGGCAGTTCGTCACGTACGCCTTCAGCGCCCGGGAGAAACCCTCCGCCTGCCCCGCCGTGTACTCCTCCGCCGTGGTCGACGGGTCGATCGCGCCGTCGAGCGTCATCCGGCCGACCCGCCAGGGGAACGTCTCCGCGTACCAGGCGCCGAGATACGTGCCGTACGAGGCGCCGTGATACGAGAGGACGTCGTCCCCGAGCAACTGCCGCAGGACGTCCATGTCCTTGATCGTGCTCAGCGTGTCGACGTGCTCGAGCAGGTCCTGGTCGGTGTTCTTCTGGCACGCCTGGGCGAAGCTCTTCGCGGAGGCGACGGCGGCGTCGATCTCGGCCTCGTCGTCGGGAGTGCTCTCGGCCGACGTGTACTGGTCGTACTGCTTGTCGGTGAGACAGGCGACCGGCGCCGACTCACCCACACCGCGCGGGTCGAAACCGACCACGTCATAACTGCGCAGGATGCTCGAGCCGAATGCCTGCTCGGCCACCTTGGCGTAGTCCAGGCCGGACACCCCCGGGCCGCCGGGGTTCACCACCAGCGAGCCGATCGGGTCGTCGCCGGAAGCCGGCAGCTTGTTCACCGAGATGCTGATGGTCTCGCCGGACGGGTCGTCCCAGTCGACCGGCACCTGGAACTTCATGCACTCGAAGTCGCTGTCGCACTCCGACCAGGTGACCTTCTGGTCGTAGAACCTGGCGTAGTCCGGGTTCTGCGCCGGATCGGTGACGCCCGACGGCACGGTGCCCGCCGACGGCAGCGCCGTGGGGTCTGCCGTGGAGCCGCCGTCCGAGCTGGAACTCGGGAACGAGCACGACGCGGTGCCCAGAAGCACCGCCGCGAGAAGGATCAGGGACCGGACGGCGGGTCGGGGCTCCCGCCGGTCGCTGCGGAACATCGCTCTCCTCGGCATGGCTGGTGATCGATTCGACCGGACCAGAACGCTATCGAACCCGGCCGGGCCGGGAGGGCAGGCGGTGCGGCCGGGCCATGCCGGTTCAGGCCGCCGGCCGCAGCTGCACCATCAGCGACTCCAGCGCCAGCAGCGGGGAGACGTTGGCCTCGATGCGTTCCCTGGCCACGCCGATCGCCTCCATGCGCCGCAACGTGGAGGTGGCCGAGCTGTTGCGCGCCTCGGCCCGGATCAGGTCGGCCATCTCGGCGTTCACCAGGTCGATGCCGTCACCACCGGCCGTGCCGAGCTGGAGCACCAGCACGTCGCGGTACAGCGAGAGCAGGTCGATCAGCGAACGGTCGAGCACGTCACGCTGCGCCCGGGTGGCCCGCCGCTTCTGGTTCTCTTCCAGCTGCCGCACCTGCGTGCGCACGGCCGGGGGCAACGTGGACAGCCCTTCCGCGCCGAGAGACCGCAGCAGCGCTGCCTTCTCGGTGGCGTCGCGCTCGGTGGTGCGTGACTTGGACTCCTCGGCGCAGACCTCGACCAGCTGCCCGGCGGCCAGCACAGCCGCCCCCACGCTGCGCAGCGTGGAGGGCAGTTTGAGTACCTCGCGACGGCGGATGCGGGCGTCTTCGTCGAGCGCCAGCCGCCGGGCCAGCCCGATGTGGCTCTGGGCCGAGCGGGCGGCGAACGCGGCGATGGCCGGGTCGGCGCCGTCGCGCCGCACCAGCAGGTCGGCAACCGCGTCGACCGGCGGGATACGCAGCCCGATCCGGCGGCAGCGTGAGCGGATCGTGGTGAGGACGTCGTCGGCGCTCGGGGCGCACAGCAGCCAGACCGTGCGCGGCGGCGGCTCTTCCACGGCCTTGAGCAGCACGTTGCCGGAGGAGTCGTTGAGCCGGTCGGCGTCTTCGATCACCACCACCCGCCAGCGTCCCTCGGACGGGCTGCGCTGGGCGAGCTGGATCAGCGGCCGAACGTCGTCGACCCGCAGCTGGACGTGCTCCGTGGCGATCAGGCTGACGTCGGCGTGTGCGCCGGACAGAGCCGTGGTGCAGGCGTGACACACCCCGCAGCCGCCCTCAGGACACTGCAACGCCGCCGCGAACGCCCGGGCCGCGGTGGACCGGCCGGAACCCGGCGGGCCGGTGATCAGCCAGGCGTGGGTCATGCCGCCCGCGAGACCGGCGGCGTCACCGGAGTCGGGCCCGGAGTCGACGCCCAGACCGGCGCCCTCCGCGACGATCTGGCTCGCTGCCCGCACCGCCTTGCGCAGAATCGTGATCGCGGCTTCCTGCCCGACCACGTCGTCCCAGACGCTCATGCCTGCCGCCGTCCACGCCGACGACCCGGCGCACCGGTGTCGATCGGGCCGGTCTCGCTGTCGGGGAGCGTGATCGTGCGGTCTTCGTCGTCACCGATCGGCGCGTCGTCGGGCAGGTGGATGGTGCGCGGGGGAGCGGACGCCGGCGGCGGCGCTGCCTGTAAGTCCTGCTCCGGCAGGTCGAACCGTTCGGTCGGCGGGGCCGGGTGCTGCGGTGCGCGCGGTGTTTCGCGCGGCGTCTGCGGCACCGGGCTGGTGTCGCCCTCGTACTGCTGCGGCGGTTCCGGCTGTACCGGGCGGACCGGCACCGTCGGATCGGCGGGCTCGACCACGGGCGGTCCCCAGAGATCGTCCTGCGGCGGCATCTGCTGCGGGTCCGGATCGGAAGTGCTTGCGGGAGAAGGCGGTGCGGCACGTCGCCCACCCAGCCGACCCGGCATCTGCACCGGCTCGGTGACCGGGCCCAGCGCCGCGGCCGCGGCGGCCGCACTGGCCCGCCGGTCGACCTCCTCGCGGTTGCGCTGCGACTCCTGCGCCCGCAGCTCCCGCTCGGCCTCCTGCTGGAGCTGCCGCTCGGCCTCGTCCCGCGCCCGGCGTCGCGACTCCTCACGCTCGCGGGCCTCTTCCACCCGGCGACGGCGCAGGTCGGCGTCCATGCGCAGCACCTCGGCCTCGGCGGCGGCGCGGCGCTCGCGGGAGGAGTCCTCCTCGGCCAGGCGCTCGTCGAGCTGGGCCCGGCGGCGGGCGGAGACCGGCAGCACCTGGCGCACACCCTCGCGGATCAGCTGCTGGATCTGGTCGGGGGCCAGACCGGCGTCGATCACCAGGTAGCG harbors:
- a CDS encoding winged helix DNA-binding domain-containing protein, whose translation is MPTVQITPAQLLAWRLTRQFLSPRTAESTNDIIQRLCGIQAQVASAASQTVATRQQEPDTSQLKANLKNGTLLKTWTVRGTLHLHRPDQAANVLSLMADARTWEKPSWQKNFGATPVQVDQLTEAVREILNNAALSREELVTALLRRRQFAGLEAELRSGWGAVLKPLAWRGALCHGPAQGSRITFTTPAHVVPDWKGLPDPDEAAPTVISAYLGAYGPATPETFDAWLTRGNTKKGRLRAWFAEIRDQLTEVEVEGRTVFLPSEHADALATTKPHRDVRLLGPFDAYVLGAGTSDTLMLAAAHRGLVSRAAGWISPVVLHGGRIVGTWEIADGRVVPHWFAGEKPPPARAFATEAARIRAD
- a CDS encoding alpha/beta hydrolase, coding for MFRSDRREPRPAVRSLILLAAVLLGTASCSFPSSSSDGGSTADPTALPSAGTVPSGVTDPAQNPDYARFYDQKVTWSECDSDFECMKFQVPVDWDDPSGETISISVNKLPASGDDPIGSLVVNPGGPGVSGLDYAKVAEQAFGSSILRSYDVVGFDPRGVGESAPVACLTDKQYDQYTSAESTPDDEAEIDAAVASAKSFAQACQKNTDQDLLEHVDTLSTIKDMDVLRQLLGDDVLSYHGASYGTYLGAWYAETFPWRVGRMTLDGAIDPSTTAEEYTAGQAEGFSRALKAYVTNCQAEGDCPLRGTVDEGLAQLATLVDRADDNPLTTDDTNRPLTQALMLTGIAQALYAQQLWPLLTTGLTQATKGDGSGLLSLADTYLERSSNGQYGQTLAANPAIFCLDVPETRTPDEIAADAEKLSQEYAPLGGSIGWGGLGCTQWPYKAVMERKELHAEGAAPILVLGTEDDPATPYEWAQALASQLDSGRLLTWEGTVHTAYHQGSSCIDEKVEDYLLTGALPAEGTRCE
- a CDS encoding DNA polymerase III subunit delta'; this translates as MSVWDDVVGQEAAITILRKAVRAASQIVAEGAGLGVDSGPDSGDAAGLAGGMTHAWLITGPPGSGRSTAARAFAAALQCPEGGCGVCHACTTALSGAHADVSLIATEHVQLRVDDVRPLIQLAQRSPSEGRWRVVVIEDADRLNDSSGNVLLKAVEEPPPRTVWLLCAPSADDVLTTIRSRCRRIGLRIPPVDAVADLLVRRDGADPAIAAFAARSAQSHIGLARRLALDEDARIRRREVLKLPSTLRSVGAAVLAAGQLVEVCAEESKSRTTERDATEKAALLRSLGAEGLSTLPPAVRTQVRQLEENQKRRATRAQRDVLDRSLIDLLSLYRDVLVLQLGTAGGDGIDLVNAEMADLIRAEARNSSATSTLRRMEAIGVARERIEANVSPLLALESLMVQLRPAA